The Oryzias latipes chromosome 16, ASM223467v1 genomic sequence CTGATCCAGCTGATCTGGATTCTCCTGATCCGGTTTCTTGCGTTGGTTCTGAAAGTTCTATTTCGGTGACCGGAGCTACTCCAGAGCTCAGTAAACTGGATCAGGATAGATTCAGAAACACATCCGGAACCGCCTTCGGAGCGGAGTCCCAGCATTACCTGTGAGGCAGCCCAGCAGCAGAACCGCGGTTCCGCCCCGCATGGCTCAGTCTGAAACGAACAGCAGAATCCCTTCATTGAAGGACAAACTTCCGGTTTGGTGCGCCTCCGCCGCGCGCTCCCGCGGTTTCAGCACCACGTGAGGCGGACAGCACCGCGGAGCAGTCCGGCGGATGCAGACAAGCGCCGCAGAACCGAACAGGAACCGGGTCAGGACCCGGTTTAGCGTCTGCAAAGGGGCCTGGCGGATGTCGAATCAACCAGCGAACACACACCGCGCATGCGTAGCAACACGACTAAAAACTCATTCACGGTTTTTAACGAAGTTCTGGGAAACTGACGCAGTTACGGACCGAACCGGAGCTGACGTCACTCAAAGGAGGCGTCGTTCGCGCTTCGCCTGAGCGGCTTTTTCCCTGTAATAATTAAAGACTTAGAATCTTATTTACATACTATCTCTGATAGCTTAAACAAAAAGACCATAcatatttatgaaaactgtctgtctttgaatattttcaatgcATAGGAATCTGTTtctgtaattttcttttgtgttacaTGTACCATCCGCTGACATTGTCGTTGTTATGACTATTGTTCCTGTCATACACATTTGTTCTATTTgttttgaacaataaagtttaaaaaaaagagcggCGCTAGCTCCCCtgttcaggggcctcatttataaaactttgcgtaggatttgcgtcagaagtggcgtacggatgaaacataggacgtgcgcacgcacagaaatatttggatttataaaaccgtgcgcacgcacatcctacgcatctttctcttaataaatcacaaccaattctaaatgctgcgcagcttttgcggcctcatgacacgcccatagttgcccataaatagtccgtgaaacgcccacaaattaatattcattgattgaaaccatggcaaacatagagaggaaatgaaaaaaacgtaacttcactcaatgtgaagtagaagttatcgttggcgaggtggaaaagaggagaaagtgttgtttggagggcacagtgtgggcattactaatgccaaaaaggcacgtgagcggcagacggtggcagacgccgaaaatgctgcagcctcacaacctcggaccgtggttaaataaaaaataaatggtcggacatcaaagtcaaggcaaaaaaacgtctagcgctgaccccccccccccccccccccacacacacacacacacacacacccgtgtctgccatgggagctgacccctcctgatgagagactggcggcaataattggggaatcccttttaagtggagtggtgactgaggcgcagggggacacccccccaaaagcccgcagaggaagtcggaaccagctcataagccactcaacaagtctccttgctgtctaaagatgcgttcactctgaattcttccatttgccacatcttctaagagcgcaagatcagccattgtgcgtcattacgcattgtgatggggcattttatttccctccatttaattacatctgacaagctacagatgtcggtaataatccacgtggaaatgggaaattgatcagcaaatgtaatttcttgttgctttctgaatggttgagacatacgccatacattgttttatcaaaaataaaacaaactaaaggcatatgcatgaataccataattctgtagcttatgaagaaatgttttactatgaaaacaactttccccagtggacaattaatgcatctgtacgtctgtccgtccatccgcacctatatctgctcctccagacggacacattaaccaGAATATCAGTtctgtacattatttcgttctgttaactatattatttatgaggatgaattgcacaacatgccaatattgcagaacatatttcacttttctttctgcaaatatgtgttcatttgaatttctgttgtgattttcgtttgatcttttttgtttgtttcactgctgatcgatcaaacgggtgttggtgtagctgttaattgtaagtcttgctttgtgaagtcttcatgttatttctgagaggcagtattgtcattttcactttcacgtgtttcttccatctgccgacggtgtcgccgtttctcatttcacccgtttttgtgcgtacgcctgggtcagagcgtgaaggaccgcacattttcccctcaagtttgctttttataaatctcaactattgcgtagagagtggcgtacgccttcttttgtgcgtacgcaacctttagaAATGAAGCCCCAGGCCGTCCAGTTTCGGGTTTGCATGATGACGCTCGATGCTTTTCGAAAAGAGCCGAGAAAACCCGAGTCCTCTGCCGTGACGTCTTCACCTTGGTTCGGAGTCAGTCGGACCAGTGCTGGTTCGGAACCGGGACACAGGTGCCTCCCGTAACTGTGCACGCGCACGGATAGCTAACACCGATGATATGTTGATTTATGTGAGTTAAcagattttttatgtttacacaaaagtatattttattttcttcccgCGGAAATACCGAGTTTTTGCCTTTAATCCATTTCGTCgtcaaatgtttttcaggtggtttGATCCAAACGTCCCCGGTCCTGCGTGGAGAAACGTCACAcagcataaaacaaacaaacagctgctccatgaaagtaaacaaacaaacagctgctccatgaaagtaaacaaacaaacaaacagctgctccatgaaaagtaaacaaacaaacaaacagctgctccatgaaagtaaacaaacaaacagctgctccatgaaagtaaacaaacaaacagctgctccatgaaagtaaacaaacaaacaaacagctgctccatgaaagtaaacaaacaaacagctgctccatgaaagtaaacaaacaaacagctgctccatgaaagtaaacaaacaaacaaacagctgctccatgaaagtaaacaaacaaacagctgctccatgaaagtaaacaaacaaacaaacaaacagctgctccatgaaaagtaaacaaacaaacagctgctccatgaaaagtaaacaaacaaacagctgctccaTGAAGAGGAAGGAGACAAAGGAGGTTAGAATCTCACGTTTATTTAGGCTGAACgtttgatttgaataaacaggATACAAAATCAGACACCCTTTCAGTATAAAAGCTCTTAAATGTtatggaagctaaaaaaaagacaatgagaTCAAAAGAAGTAAACTGTATAAATAGGtcaggaaagatttcatttcaaCCCCAACAAGACGTGACGTCATCAACAACAATGATCTCTGTtgaataatcataaataaatacactttgaatttttctttaaagttttttttggaaCATGATGTGATCCACTAAAAACGCCACAGCGGTAGGAGAGCAGACAGAACCCAGAAGCTCCTCCCTCCTTCAGACCTTGGATCAAAGGCCTAAAGTCCAGCTCTCCTTCAGGGCGACTGCATGCCCTCCATGTTCAGATGGGGCGGACCACCATCCACAAACCACTGGAAAGAACAGCAGAAATGAGGCTTTTTGGTTCTTTCAGGACAGAACGCTAAAATTCACGTTCTCCAGCAGCTCAGAATCCGTTTTTGAAGGTCCTGACTTTGGTACCAGAGCTGCTGGAACCTGGACCTGATCTCTCCAGCTCTGAACACAAAATCACATGATCACATGGACTCGTGAAGGTTAGATGTGGAAGATTGGAGAACAGAACTCCTTCTAACTGAGGCGTAGGACACACCTGCTCAGGTGTCTGTGACAACGGAGGCTTAGGCCGCCATACAAACGGGGATCTGGCGCCGTGGCGACCTGCTTTGGTGAGCAGACACCTCGCCAGGGAAAGTGTCAGGTTTCTGCCGTAGGACCAGACCAGAGGACGGGAGGTCATCAGAGCGTCTGCTCGCGCGGCGGCAGCATGTGCAGCACCtgatccagcagctgcagcgccCGGTGCAGGTGAACCTCCAGCCAGCAGGGGGTGTCTTTGATGCTCTGCCGCGGGTAGTCTGACCCCCATCCTTTGACAAAGCTCAGACGCACAATGCATAGTCTGCGCAGGTCGTCCACGCCCAGTCCTGCAGGCGAGGACACACCTGGAGGAGCCAAACACAAGTACAGGTGACGGCCGCGTCTCAGCCACAGAAAGACTcgtgctgcgttcacaccggacGCGGCGATGCGGCGAGCATCAATGTTAAGGCAACGCACGGATTTGGGCGTCGGGCGATACTCACTGACTGCAGGTGCGATGCCCCCCACGTGGTTGGGACCAGGAAGGGCACCGATGACCGCCGCCGCCTGGGTCTCTGCTGCCGCCTGAGAGGCCGCCGCCTGCTGCTGCATCTGTCTGTGGCACTGCCGCAGGTCaaacacctgcagacacacaggtGCCACACAACAGGTGAACACAGTCCCGCCCCCACCTGCAAGGAGTCACCTCTGACCTCCAGACATGACTGACATTTGAGTCTCAGACACATGCACGCCGTACcagcgccacctacaggacTCTGAAGGACAAATGTCATGTTCACGATGCCCCCCCCcagacaaaaatacatttttaaatgaggcCGTGTTCAGgacatttttgtgtatttgttcaCTCAATGTAGTTACTTGGTCAGTGGTCATTTGGTACTTCCTGGTTTGCTTCAACTTCAGAATTGAAGGCGGGGCTTAggactgacagacagacaggcagcagTGAGGAAGATGAAAGCACTCACCTTGATGTAAGCTCCAGGGTAGATCTTATGGACCCCGTCTCCTGGCACTCGTCCTGCCTCTCTGTCCAGGTAGTAACTCTGAACAAACACTGAGTGGTCGCTAAGGCAACGCATCCAGACGTCCCCCTCCCCTCGACACTCCAGCTGAACCCCCCGGCCGATGTGGAGCCTGCAGGACAACCTAGCTTAGTGGTCACACTCAGCTAAACGTGGCTAATGAAGAAGACTGGACTGGTCTAGAGGGTCACCTGGCCCGGTGGCTGGCAGCGGTGCGGTGGACATTACTCAGCTGACCCAAACAGAACCGATCCCCTCCTGATGGGTCCACATAGCCATCCACCGTCACCAGTGGACAACTGGACTGTACCTTAAATATTTCGCCAACTTGAACGTCCAACTCAAAGTAGGAGATGGAGCACCAGAATTCAGGGCCTGTGGAACAGAGGCGGAGCTGAGGCACAAAGAGGACATCCCTACAGAGGCTGGACACGACGAGGGGGGTCCCGAGCACGGTCCGCTCACATCTGGAGGGGAGTCTCACCTGGATGGTTGGACACTGGCTGTGGGTAGGGGGCGCTGTGGTGCTGCGACCCTGCAGGAACAAAGACTCAGTACAGAGGTACCACACAACATCACTGCTATTTCTAGAGGGAGGTTGCGTGGGATTGCTCAAACCACGGTTGTTTGCGGCTGCTCTTGACCCATTGCACCTTCGAGCTGCATCGCAGTTCAACCACTCAACCAACCCTCTGCACAGGTCAAAGTTCATGATTGGCAATTGGCACCTGTCAGTCAAATACAAGCCATCAAATTCTGAACCCCTGGCGGTGCCATGAAGGGGAGCGTTGAAACATTAAACAACCTAACCAACAGGGGGCAGCAGATGAGAAGGCAGTGGTTTCTAAGTAGAAGTGTTTTGGCTTCTTCTGAACGGTTAGGAAGCTTTGCCGCCGTACCCTGAGAACCACACCTACCAACATATGCACTGCAAGCTCTGACACTGTAAACACGCCCACCTCATTTCCACGGCGAGTTGGAGAAAAGCTAAAGAGGTCTTTGGTGGAACGGAGGCTTCCACTGAGTCAGGTGGTGTGATGATGAGGGTCTGATGTGCTAAACCTTTAAACTGAACACTGCAGGGCACCGTAGAATTAACCATGTAATACCTTTATCACCACACGTCGCTGGTAACGCCTAAATAACACGCCCTTTGACGTACTGCAACTCTTTGAACAATTCATAGTCGAACAACGTGAATCATCGGATTCTGGGGCAGAGAAaacagaatccgctggaatcaCGGTAACTGTGTTAACGAtcaaatggacacaccatgctgcttcacctctctgaaaacaaactaagcttcaactaaacctgctccagaccaggttatgttcagagcatgagttgctatggcaactgggcataccctgaaacatacctccatttctggaactgaaagctgaggttatcaacttccttagcctcaaacttaccgtggtaactagcataacctgctttctggaatacccccctggtagTAAAGGGTTCAACGATATAGGCTTGACTCACCAGCAGCTGGCTCCTTAACCAATGTACTTTAGGATAGTGCCACCTAGTGTCCAGTCACTGCAGCTGTTTAAATAAGCTCTCTTTCCATTTTGGGGTTTCAGTCACTTTGTTGAAAAGTCATCAAACACAAACGCAGGAAGCCACGCCTTTCTAACGTTCATGGCCAAAATGTTGGGATTGAGCTGGACAGGGACTGTTTTGGTCTGGATGCTATGGCTAGAGTACGATTGAACTGTAAGCTAGACAACGCAAAAACCCGGTGTTCCGAAGAAAAGAACCCCGCGGATCGGTTAGGAGGAAGCAGCAGTTCCACAGGTAAAGCCGGGCCGCCACCATCAAGCAACCGTACGGCATAGGTTAGTACAGACAACTGCTGACTGCTTAGTGTGACGGTGCAAAACCAGAGAAACCTACAGAAGTGGGTCACTGGGCCATGGTGGTGATGTAATGGTGGTTGCATTGTGTGGCTCCTCCCACTGTTCTGATGCCCCGCTGGCGTGTAGGGGGTGGAGCTGTTTCCAGTCCAGGTAGCTGCAGGGAGAGCAAAGACACGTCACGCGGTGTCCGGTTCTACGGGTAACGTGTAGGGGGAGGTGCAGTACCGGGTTTGGGGGGGCAGCTGAACTCGGGGCTCTGCTGAGACGGGGAGCTGAGGGTAACAGTGTGGTGAGACTGGGGGGACACCGGCGGAGACGCCTGTCCTCCGCGGTTCCGAGGCATGATGATCTGCAGGAGACCAGACCCCTCTGGGGTGTCCTCAACAGTCCCGCCAGGGATCCGAGCAGAGGCCATGGAGCCCCTCCCTCCGGAAGAGACAGCAGCATTACCCCTGCCCACGGCGGGACGGCACCGCACGGACACGTCGCTTACCTGGAGGAGACAGGGGCATGCTGGGATACATGCCCAAAGACGCAGACGGGCCGTACGGGTCTGGATGGGGGGGCAGGTCCAGCTGCAGGCAGTCCTGCATGAACTCCTCTTTGATCATAGTGTGAGCAcctgggggaggggggcggtTTAATGGAGTTTTAatgttgtgtgagtgtgtgtctgggtGTACCTGTGGGGGGAGCGGCTGCCACCCTCTCGTAGTGGTAGGGGTTCACGCACACGCTGTCGTACTTCAGGTCAAAGGCGAACTGGCAGAACTTGACGTGCTTCAGCTCGTTCTTGTGAAGGTCGGGCCAACGCCACAGGCGGGCGTAGATGACGTGGGGGAAGCCCTTCCTGCCCGCCACCTGCACGGTGACAGGTGTGAGAGAGCGACAGGGGTGAGAGAACGACAGGGGTGAGAGAGCGACAGGTGTGCCAGAGCGACAGGTGTGACAGAGCGACAGGGGTGAGAGAGCGACAGGTGTGACAGAGCGACAGGTGTGTAAGAGCGACAGGGGTGAGAGAGCGACAGGGGTGAGAGAGCGACAGGTGTGAGAGAGCGACAGGTGTGAGAGAGCGACAGGTGTGAGAGAGCGACGGGGGTGAGAGAACGACGGGGGTGAGAGAGCGACAGGTTTTAGAGAATGACAGGGGTGAGAGAGCGACAGGGGTGAGAGAGCGACAGTTGTGAGAGAGCGACAGGTGTGCCAGAGCGACAGGTGTGACAGAGCGACAGGTGTGACAGAGCGACAGGTGTGTAAGAGCGACAGGGGTGAGAGAGCGACAGGTGTGAGAGAGCGACGGGGGTGAGAGAACGACGGGGGTGAGAGAGCGACAGGTTTTAGAGAATGACAGGGGTGAGAGAGCGACAGGGGTGAGAGAGCGACAGTTGTGAGAGAGCGACAGGTGTGCCAGAGCGACAGGGGTGAGAGAGCGACAGGTGTGAGAGAACGACAGGGGTGAGAGAGCGACAGGTGTGCCAGAGCGACAGGTGTGACAGAGCGACAGGGGTGAGAGAGCGACAGGTGTGACAGAGCGACAGGTGTGTAAGAGCGACAGGGGTGAGAGAGCGACAGGGGTGAGAGAGCGACAGGTGTGAGAGAGCGACAGGTGTGAGAGAGCGACAGGTGTGAGAGAGCGACGGGGGTGAGAGAACGACGGGGGTGAGAGAGCGACAGGTTTTAGAGAATGACAGGGGTGAGAGAGCGACAGTTGTGAGAGAGCGACAGGTGTGCCAGAGCGACAGGTGTGACAGAGCGACAGGGGTGAGAGAGCGACAGGTGTGACAGAGCGACAGGTGTGTAAGAGCGACAGGGGTGAGAGAGCGACAGGGGTGAGAGAGCGACAGGTGTGACAGAGCGACAGGTGTGTAAGAGCGACAGGGGTGAGAGAGCGACAGGTGTGAGAGAGCGACAGGTGTGAGAGAGCGACAGGTGTGAGAGAGCGACGGGGGTGAGAGAACGACGGGGGTGAGAGAGCGACAGGTTTTAGAGAATGACAGGGGTGAGAGAGCGACAGGGGTGAGAGAACGACAGGTGTGAGAGAGCGACAGGTGTGCCAGAGCGACAGGTGTGACAGAGCGACAGGGGTGACAGAGCGACAGGTGTGTAAGAGCGACAGGGGTGAGAGAGCGACAGGGGTGAGAGAGCGACAGGTGTGAGAGAGCGACAGGTGTGAGAGAGCGACAGGGGTGAGAGAGCGACAGGTGTGAGAGAGCGACAGGTGTTAGAGAAGGACGGGGGTGAGAGAGCGACAGGTTTTAGAGAATGACAGGGGTGAGAGAGCGACAGGGGTGAGAGAACGACAGGTGTGAGAGAGCGATAGGTGTGAG encodes the following:
- the LOC101173916 gene encoding mothers against decapentaplegic homolog 4, with translation MSLLGPAPSSADACLSIVHSLMCHRQGGENEGFAKRAIESLVKKLKEKKDELDSLITAITSNGVHPSKCVTIQRTLDGRLQVAGRKGFPHVIYARLWRWPDLHKNELKHVKFCQFAFDLKYDSVCVNPYHYERVAAAPPTGAHTMIKEEFMQDCLQLDLPPHPDPYGPSASLGMYPSMPLSPPGRGSMASARIPGGTVEDTPEGSGLLQIIMPRNRGGQASPPVSPQSHHTVTLSSPSQQSPEFSCPPKPATWTGNSSTPYTPAGHQNSGRSHTMQPPLHHHHGPVTHFWSQHHSAPYPQPVSNHPGPEFWCSISYFELDVQVGEIFKVQSSCPLVTVDGYVDPSGGDRFCLGQLSNVHRTAASHRARLHIGRGVQLECRGEGDVWMRCLSDHSVFVQSYYLDREAGRVPGDGVHKIYPGAYIKVFDLRQCHRQMQQQAAASQAAAETQAAAVIGALPGPNHVGGIAPAVSVSSPAGLGVDDLRRLCIVRLSFVKGWGSDYPRQSIKDTPCWLEVHLHRALQLLDQVLHMLPPREQTL